A region from the Agrobacterium cucumeris genome encodes:
- a CDS encoding DUF982 domain-containing protein gives MKNERWTEPVEVNLEANGKSVVAGPFEALTLLTEGWPKIGGLSFVRARSACRAALDGRKSPEEARKCFTDAVSEMQKNPH, from the coding sequence ATGAAGAACGAGAGATGGACAGAACCGGTCGAGGTCAATCTTGAGGCGAACGGCAAGAGTGTCGTCGCCGGCCCCTTCGAAGCGCTGACGTTGCTCACGGAAGGCTGGCCGAAGATTGGCGGATTAAGCTTTGTGAGAGCCAGGAGCGCCTGCCGCGCCGCCCTTGACGGACGCAAATCGCCGGAGGAAGCTCGTAAATGCTTTACCGATGCGGTTTCCGAGATGCAGAAAAACCCGCATTAA
- a CDS encoding YqaE/Pmp3 family membrane protein has protein sequence MDVIRILIAILLPPVGVFLQVGLGLHFWLNILLTLCGYVPGIIHAIWVILRK, from the coding sequence GTGGACGTCATTCGTATTCTTATCGCCATCCTTCTGCCTCCCGTCGGCGTGTTCCTCCAGGTCGGTCTTGGCCTGCATTTCTGGCTCAATATTCTTTTGACACTGTGCGGCTATGTGCCCGGCATCATTCACGCCATCTGGGTGATCCTGCGGAAGTGA